In a single window of the Bacillus clarus genome:
- a CDS encoding spore germination protein GerPC has translation MNQDIYTYLHQLQQVLQSQQETILALENQVRLLQEELNELKSRPSSSIGKVEYKFDQLKVENLNGTLNIGLNPFSTKGQQIEDFQVDTETLKVNPETETNPDFYQGIIQEMHRYLDEEAYNRILHFENEERTPLDDMYRQMMIDDIKKQMEHRLPYYLSQVQPYEGVSSDPEYLRDVIIQAMKQDIDKAFLSFIQHIPGNFRKE, from the coding sequence ATGAATCAAGATATATATACTTACTTACACCAACTTCAACAAGTTCTTCAAAGCCAGCAAGAAACGATCCTAGCTTTAGAAAATCAAGTTCGTTTATTACAGGAAGAACTTAATGAATTAAAAAGCCGTCCCTCCTCTTCTATAGGAAAAGTGGAATACAAATTCGACCAATTAAAAGTAGAAAACTTAAATGGTACTTTAAATATCGGTTTAAACCCATTTTCGACTAAAGGACAACAAATTGAAGATTTCCAAGTAGATACAGAAACACTAAAAGTAAATCCAGAAACAGAAACAAATCCTGACTTTTATCAAGGCATCATTCAAGAGATGCATCGTTACTTAGATGAGGAAGCATATAATCGAATCCTCCATTTTGAAAACGAAGAGAGAACACCACTTGACGATATGTATCGTCAAATGATGATTGATGATATAAAGAAACAGATGGAACATAGGCTTCCTTATTACTTATCGCAAGTACAACCATACGAAGGGGTTTCATCGGACCCAGAATATTTACGCGACGTCATTATTCAAGCAATGAAACAAGATATCGACAAAGCATTCCTCTCCTTTATACAACACATACCAGGCAACTTCCGAAAGGAGTAA
- the gerPB gene encoding spore germination protein GerPB, whose translation MNFYVNQSIIINKIRIDSITTSSVFQIGTAGSIKALSKFSNTGGFTEPLRPLTAKGQIISIKPTTSSS comes from the coding sequence ATGAACTTCTATGTAAATCAAAGTATTATTATTAACAAAATTAGAATAGACAGTATTACAACATCCTCTGTTTTTCAAATTGGAACTGCTGGAAGTATTAAAGCACTCTCTAAATTCTCAAACACTGGTGGATTTACAGAACCTCTTCGCCCACTAACAGCAAAAGGACAAATCATTTCCATTAAACCAACAACTAGTTCTTCTTAA
- a CDS encoding spore germination protein, with product MPAMVGQIRIVNIGSSGIFHIGDVFAIRPISYSRAFAGAGSFNVGDNISVYNYQSSTTVNDSDIIDQAIIGSN from the coding sequence ATGCCGGCTATGGTTGGACAGATTCGTATCGTTAATATTGGGTCCAGTGGTATCTTTCATATAGGCGATGTTTTTGCAATTAGACCGATTAGTTATTCCCGAGCTTTTGCAGGTGCTGGTTCTTTTAATGTTGGAGATAATATTTCAGTTTACAATTATCAAAGCTCAACAACTGTTAATGATTCAGATATAATTGATCAAGCGATAATCGGTTCTAACTAA
- a CDS encoding aspartyl-phosphate phosphatase Spo0E family protein: MFEQAIEKKREKMIYFAERYGITSQRTVICSQELDRLLNVVWHMQVEFVPTHTIETHTQ; encoded by the coding sequence ATGTTTGAGCAAGCTATCGAAAAAAAACGCGAGAAAATGATCTATTTTGCTGAACGCTATGGAATAACTTCTCAAAGAACAGTAATTTGTAGCCAAGAACTGGACAGGCTCTTAAACGTTGTTTGGCATATGCAGGTAGAGTTTGTTCCCACTCATACGATTGAAACACACACACAATAA
- a CDS encoding fumarylacetoacetate hydrolase family protein: MRFVTAKKEEKVFIGIVDEDEEKVLHLREVQRQKGEKVTIPITMLECIEKGSECIEKVYEIVNWARENEQAAYYPLTEVKILAPIPRPRKNILCVGKNYRDHAVEMGGEESIPENIMIFTKAPTTVIGIGEKINSHPHATNELDYEGELAIVIGKRGKQIQKEKALEHVFGYTIINDITARDIQRKHKQFFLGKSFDTFCPLGPYLVHKSAVETPNELNIETIVNGEIRQTSNTREMIFSIEDIISTISKGMTLEPGDIIATGTPAGVGKGFTPPKFLHAGDEVVVRVEGIGTLRNIVK; encoded by the coding sequence GTGCGTTTTGTAACGGCGAAGAAAGAGGAAAAAGTATTTATTGGTATTGTAGATGAAGATGAAGAAAAGGTGTTGCACTTGAGAGAAGTGCAAAGGCAAAAAGGGGAAAAGGTTACAATTCCAATTACGATGCTAGAATGTATTGAAAAAGGAAGCGAATGTATTGAAAAGGTTTATGAAATCGTAAATTGGGCAAGAGAAAATGAACAGGCGGCGTATTATCCATTAACTGAAGTCAAAATATTGGCGCCTATTCCAAGGCCGAGAAAGAATATTCTTTGCGTTGGAAAAAATTATCGTGATCATGCGGTAGAAATGGGCGGAGAAGAATCTATTCCAGAAAATATAATGATCTTTACGAAAGCACCAACAACTGTTATTGGAATTGGTGAGAAAATTAATAGCCATCCTCATGCAACAAATGAATTAGACTATGAAGGTGAACTAGCAATAGTCATTGGAAAACGCGGGAAACAAATTCAGAAAGAAAAAGCGCTTGAGCATGTTTTTGGCTATACAATTATAAACGATATAACAGCTCGAGATATTCAAAGGAAACATAAACAATTTTTCTTAGGAAAAAGTTTTGATACATTTTGTCCGCTGGGCCCATATTTAGTTCATAAATCGGCAGTTGAAACACCAAATGAATTAAATATTGAAACAATAGTGAATGGGGAAATAAGACAAACTTCAAATACGAGAGAGATGATTTTTTCAATAGAAGATATTATCTCTACTATTAGTAAAGGTATGACACTAGAACCAGGAGATATCATTGCAACTGGAACGCCAGCTGGTGTTGGAAAAGGTTTCACACCACCGAAGTTTTTGCATGCTGGTGATGAAGTGGTCGTTAGAGTAGAAGGAATTGGTACTTTACGAAATATAGTGAAATGA
- the rocD gene encoding ornithine aminotransferase → MIQTKDIIELTDTYGANNYHPLPIVISKAEGVWVEDPEGNRYMDLLSAYSAVNQGHRHPKIINALIDQANRVTLTSRAFHSDQLGPWYEKVAKLTNKDMVLPMNTGAEAVETAIKTARRWAYDVKKVEANRAEIIVCEDNFHGRTMGAVSMSSNEEYKRGFGPMLPGIIVIPYGDLEALKAAITPNTAAFILEPIQGEAGINIPPAGFLKEALEVCKKENVLFVADEIQTGLGRTGKVFACDWDNVTPDMYILGKALGGGVFPISCVAANRDILGVFEPGSHGSTFGGNPLACAVSIAALEVLEEEKLTERSLQLGEKLVGQLKEIDNPMITDIRGKGLFIGIELNEPARPYCEKLKESGLLCKETHENVIRIAPPLVISEEDLEWAFQKIKAVLS, encoded by the coding sequence ATGATTCAAACAAAGGATATTATCGAACTTACAGACACATATGGGGCTAATAACTATCATCCACTTCCAATCGTTATTTCTAAAGCAGAAGGTGTTTGGGTAGAAGATCCTGAAGGAAACCGCTATATGGACTTACTTAGTGCATATTCTGCAGTAAACCAAGGTCACCGTCACCCAAAAATCATCAACGCTTTAATTGACCAAGCAAATCGTGTTACGTTAACTTCTCGTGCATTCCATAGCGATCAATTAGGTCCTTGGTACGAAAAAGTTGCGAAACTAACAAATAAAGATATGGTACTTCCAATGAATACAGGTGCAGAAGCTGTTGAGACTGCAATTAAAACAGCACGCCGTTGGGCATATGATGTGAAAAAAGTAGAAGCAAACAGAGCAGAAATCATTGTTTGTGAAGATAACTTCCACGGACGTACGATGGGTGCTGTTTCTATGTCATCAAACGAAGAATACAAACGCGGATTCGGCCCAATGCTTCCTGGCATCATTGTTATTCCTTACGGTGATTTAGAAGCGTTAAAAGCTGCAATTACACCAAATACAGCAGCATTCATTTTAGAACCAATTCAAGGTGAAGCAGGAATTAACATTCCACCAGCTGGTTTCTTAAAAGAAGCTCTTGAAGTATGTAAAAAAGAAAACGTTTTATTCGTAGCAGATGAAATCCAAACAGGTTTAGGCCGTACTGGTAAAGTATTTGCTTGCGACTGGGACAATGTAACTCCTGACATGTACATACTTGGTAAAGCTCTTGGCGGCGGTGTATTCCCAATTTCTTGCGTTGCTGCAAACCGTGACATTTTAGGCGTATTTGAGCCAGGTTCTCACGGTTCTACATTCGGTGGTAACCCACTTGCATGTGCTGTTTCTATCGCAGCTCTTGAAGTATTAGAAGAAGAAAAATTAACAGAGCGTTCTCTTCAATTAGGAGAAAAATTAGTTGGGCAATTAAAAGAAATTGATAACCCAATGATTACAGACATTCGTGGTAAAGGCTTATTTATCGGAATCGAATTAAACGAACCAGCTCGTCCTTACTGTGAAAAACTAAAAGAATCTGGTCTATTATGTAAAGAAACACACGAAAACGTAATTCGTATCGCACCACCTCTAGTAATCTCTGAAGAAGATTTAGAGTGGGCATTCCAAAAAATTAAAGCTGTATTATCTTAA
- a CDS encoding YisL family protein yields the protein MVHMHITAWALGLILFFVAYSLYSAGRKGKGVHMGLRLMYIIIIVTGFMLYQGIMKTATGNMHMWYGLKMVAGILVIGGMEMVLVKMSKNKKTGAFWGLFVIALVAVFYLGLKLPIGWQVF from the coding sequence ATGGTACATATGCATATTACAGCATGGGCGTTAGGATTAATTTTATTCTTTGTGGCGTATTCTCTTTATTCGGCAGGAAGAAAAGGTAAAGGTGTACATATGGGACTTCGCCTAATGTATATTATCATTATTGTGACAGGTTTTATGTTGTATCAAGGTATTATGAAAACGGCAACAGGTAACATGCACATGTGGTATGGCTTAAAAATGGTAGCTGGTATTTTAGTTATCGGTGGAATGGAAATGGTTCTTGTAAAAATGAGCAAAAACAAGAAAACAGGGGCATTTTGGGGACTATTTGTTATCGCGCTTGTAGCTGTGTTTTATCTAGGATTGAAATTACCAATAGGTTGGCAAGTATTCTAA
- a CDS encoding DUF2777 domain-containing protein — MIQRKHILYNQPRSHTIGNVEYINNEWVFFDDENDEAFLLEDIIEDGFEILYNNNWLPARFYEQDVLQIANEQHPLQNGEMIRIRKKLLLSYHEWLEELPDSVFVLLTESLQSLNYSLYDCMYCHNYLSFQAKEEPCEGVNILLFDNEEMICTLQHHFVRYSSSNKNILRFTKVNGEELHIDAT; from the coding sequence ATGATACAACGCAAACATATTTTGTATAATCAACCGCGCTCTCATACAATCGGTAATGTGGAATATATAAACAACGAATGGGTATTCTTTGATGATGAAAATGATGAAGCATTTTTATTAGAAGATATTATTGAAGATGGTTTTGAAATTTTATATAACAACAATTGGCTACCAGCCCGTTTCTACGAACAAGACGTATTACAAATTGCAAACGAACAGCACCCTTTGCAAAACGGAGAAATGATACGAATTCGAAAAAAATTACTTCTTAGTTATCATGAATGGTTAGAGGAACTACCTGATTCTGTTTTCGTATTATTAACGGAATCACTGCAATCACTCAATTACTCTTTATATGATTGTATGTATTGCCATAACTATTTATCATTTCAGGCGAAAGAAGAGCCTTGTGAAGGCGTAAATATTCTTTTATTCGATAATGAAGAAATGATTTGTACACTACAGCATCATTTTGTACGCTATTCTTCCTCTAATAAAAATATTTTACGATTTACGAAAGTAAACGGAGAAGAGTTGCATATCGATGCGACATAA
- the asnB gene encoding asparagine synthase (glutamine-hydrolyzing), with protein sequence MCGITGWVDYKRSLEGERDVVMKMAETLAKRGPDDNKVWIKGNVAFGHKRLIVVDPEGGKQPMTCLKDETSYAICYNGELYNTEDIRKELLRRGYTFRGHSDTEVLLASYIEWKEECVDHLNGIYAFAVWDETKEQVFIARDRLGVKPLFYKYDSGRLLFGSELKAILAHPDVKTEVTTEGLSEILGLGPSRTPGHGIYAGIQELRPGHALTFSKNGLCIWRYWNVESKKHEDSFEETVEKTRFLLQDAITRQLVSDVPLCTFLSGGVDSSAITAIAAKVYEREEKGQLHTYSIDYEDNEKYFKANAFQPNSDAPFINLMTETFHTIHHRCVISNEQLAEYLTEAVLVRDLPGMADIDSSLLWFCREIKQDFVVGLSGECADEIFGGYPWFYREDDLQSSAFPWMRSTEAREQLLKKEWRSKLNLQEYVQRRYEESIQEVPVLEGESAIEAKRRQLFYLNMVWFMTTLLDRKDRMSMGASLEVRVPFADHRLVEYAWNIPWEMKMYKKREKGLLRKALEGILPNDILYRKKSPYPKTHNPHYTKAVTVWLEELLTDKGSILHELFDREQLSGLIQSGGSAFQTPWFGQLMTGPQLLAHLAQIHVWFKEYGVNIKE encoded by the coding sequence ATGTGCGGGATTACAGGATGGGTGGATTATAAGCGCTCATTAGAAGGGGAAAGGGACGTCGTGATGAAGATGGCTGAGACGCTAGCGAAACGCGGACCAGATGATAACAAAGTTTGGATTAAAGGGAATGTCGCATTCGGGCATAAACGATTAATTGTTGTAGACCCTGAAGGCGGTAAGCAACCGATGACTTGTTTAAAAGATGAAACAAGTTATGCGATTTGTTATAACGGAGAGCTCTATAACACAGAAGATATTCGAAAAGAATTATTACGAAGAGGATATACGTTTAGGGGGCATTCTGATACGGAAGTGCTATTGGCATCTTATATAGAATGGAAAGAGGAATGTGTTGATCATTTAAATGGGATTTATGCGTTTGCGGTATGGGATGAGACGAAAGAACAAGTTTTTATCGCAAGAGACCGATTAGGGGTAAAACCGTTATTTTATAAATATGATAGCGGAAGATTGTTATTCGGTTCAGAGTTAAAAGCGATATTGGCGCATCCAGATGTAAAGACTGAAGTAACGACAGAAGGGTTATCAGAAATATTGGGGCTCGGGCCATCACGAACGCCTGGTCATGGTATATATGCTGGTATTCAAGAGCTTCGTCCTGGGCATGCCCTTACGTTTTCGAAAAATGGTTTATGTATATGGAGATATTGGAATGTAGAAAGTAAGAAACATGAAGATTCATTTGAAGAAACGGTAGAGAAAACTCGCTTTTTATTACAAGATGCAATTACGCGACAACTAGTTTCTGACGTGCCGTTATGCACGTTTTTATCAGGCGGTGTGGATTCAAGTGCTATAACAGCTATTGCAGCAAAGGTGTATGAGCGAGAAGAGAAAGGGCAGTTACACACATATTCCATTGACTATGAAGATAATGAAAAATATTTTAAAGCGAATGCATTTCAACCGAATTCAGATGCGCCTTTTATTAACTTAATGACAGAGACATTTCATACAATTCACCATCGCTGCGTAATTTCGAATGAGCAGTTAGCTGAATACTTAACGGAAGCGGTACTCGTTCGTGATTTACCTGGTATGGCAGATATTGATTCTTCATTATTATGGTTTTGCCGTGAAATTAAACAAGATTTTGTCGTTGGTTTATCAGGGGAATGTGCCGATGAAATATTCGGTGGTTATCCGTGGTTTTATCGAGAAGATGATTTACAATCAAGTGCATTTCCGTGGATGCGTTCTACAGAAGCGCGTGAACAACTTCTGAAAAAAGAATGGCGCAGCAAATTAAATTTACAAGAATATGTGCAGCGACGTTATGAAGAATCAATACAAGAAGTGCCTGTTTTAGAAGGAGAAAGCGCAATTGAAGCGAAAAGAAGACAATTGTTTTATTTAAATATGGTTTGGTTTATGACAACATTATTAGATAGAAAAGATCGCATGAGCATGGGGGCAAGCTTAGAAGTGCGGGTGCCATTTGCGGATCATCGTCTTGTCGAATATGCGTGGAATATTCCTTGGGAAATGAAAATGTATAAAAAACGCGAAAAAGGTCTATTGCGCAAAGCATTAGAAGGAATACTTCCGAATGATATATTGTATAGAAAGAAAAGTCCGTATCCAAAAACGCATAATCCGCATTACACAAAAGCGGTAACAGTATGGCTTGAGGAATTATTAACTGATAAAGGTTCGATTTTACATGAACTGTTTGATAGAGAACAACTTAGCGGGCTCATTCAATCGGGAGGAAGTGCATTTCAAACGCCGTGGTTCGGTCAATTAATGACAGGGCCTCAGCTTTTAGCACATTTAGCACAAATTCATGTGTGGTTTAAGGAGTATGGAGTGAATATTAAAGAATAG
- the hemH gene encoding ferrochelatase, translated as MGKRKIGLLVMAYGTPESLDDVEAYYTHIRHGRRPSKEALEDLIGRYKAIGGISPLAKITKEQAHKLTASMNEKFTEYEFVCYLGLKHIAPFIEDAVEEMKRDGIEHAISIVLAPHYSTFSIKAYNDRAIFLSKEIDGPIIEPIEQWYEEPKFISYWANEIKDTFTRIENKEKAVVIFSAHSLPEKIIATGDPYVEQLQHTADLIAEAADIQNYTIGWQSAGNTPDPWIGPDVQDVTRDLYEEHGYEYFVYCPVGFVAEHLEVLYDNDYECKVVTDELNVAYFRPAMPNARFTFIDCLTEIVSKKMNKIIDKVLILNNN; from the coding sequence ATGGGGAAGAGAAAAATAGGTTTATTGGTAATGGCATATGGAACGCCAGAGTCACTAGACGATGTGGAGGCGTATTACACTCACATTCGTCATGGGCGTAGACCATCTAAGGAAGCGCTTGAAGATTTAATTGGGCGCTATAAAGCAATCGGAGGTATTTCGCCACTTGCGAAAATTACGAAAGAGCAAGCTCATAAATTAACAGCTTCCATGAATGAAAAGTTTACAGAGTATGAATTTGTTTGTTATTTAGGACTCAAACATATTGCACCATTTATTGAAGATGCAGTAGAAGAGATGAAGCGAGATGGAATTGAGCATGCAATTAGCATTGTGTTAGCGCCCCATTATTCGACATTTAGCATTAAAGCATATAATGACCGTGCGATTTTCCTTTCAAAAGAAATAGATGGTCCCATTATTGAACCGATTGAACAATGGTATGAAGAACCGAAATTTATTTCGTATTGGGCAAATGAAATAAAAGATACATTTACTAGAATTGAGAATAAAGAGAAAGCTGTTGTTATTTTTTCTGCACATAGTTTGCCAGAAAAAATTATCGCAACAGGCGATCCTTACGTAGAGCAATTACAGCATACAGCTGATTTAATTGCGGAGGCAGCTGATATTCAAAATTATACAATTGGTTGGCAAAGTGCCGGAAATACACCAGATCCATGGATTGGGCCAGATGTTCAAGATGTAACGAGAGATTTATATGAAGAGCACGGATATGAATATTTCGTATATTGCCCAGTTGGTTTTGTCGCAGAGCATTTAGAAGTGCTATATGACAATGATTATGAATGTAAAGTTGTGACAGATGAATTAAATGTTGCGTATTTTAGACCGGCTATGCCAAATGCACGATTTACATTTATTGATTGTTTAACTGAAATAGTTTCCAAAAAAATGAATAAAATAATTGACAAAGTATTAATTTTGAATAATAATTAA
- the katB gene encoding catalase KatB (Bacillus. Distinguish from KatB from KatA.) — protein sequence MNPNNRLTTNQGAPVGDNQNSRTAGRRGPVLLEDYHLVEKLAHFDRERIPERVVHARGAGAHGVFVTKNSMKQYTKAAFLQNEGTETPVFVRFSTVIHGQGSPETARDPRGFAVKFYTQEGNYDIVGNHLPVFFIRDAIKFPDMVHSLKPAPDTNIQTPDRYWDFMTLTPESTHMMTWVFSDYGTPASYREMEGFGVHSFKWINAEGKIVYIKYHWKPQQGVRNLSAKEVEQVQGRDFNHATRDLFDAIEKGNHPKWDLHVQVMQLDEMDSLDFDPLDPTKVWPEDRFPLIEVGTMTLNRNPKNFFAEVEQAAFTPSATVPGIEPSEDKLLQGRLFSYPDTQRYRLGANYLQIPVNCPYAAVRNQQRDGAMQINQNPSTINYEPSRHTDNPVEDPAYRDSTMKLEGYVSREKIDKPNDFKQAGERYRSFSKEEQDHLIANLTNDLKDVNERTKLLAICNFFRADRDYGMRLAEALDVDISTYVGTPTE from the coding sequence ATGAATCCAAATAATCGCTTAACAACAAACCAAGGTGCTCCAGTTGGAGATAACCAAAATTCTCGTACGGCTGGTCGTCGTGGACCGGTATTACTAGAAGACTATCATTTAGTAGAAAAACTCGCTCACTTTGACCGTGAACGTATTCCAGAGCGTGTTGTGCATGCACGTGGTGCAGGTGCTCACGGTGTATTCGTAACGAAAAACAGCATGAAGCAATATACGAAAGCAGCGTTTTTACAAAATGAAGGAACTGAAACACCTGTATTCGTTCGTTTCTCAACGGTTATTCATGGTCAAGGTTCTCCAGAAACAGCTCGTGATCCACGTGGTTTCGCAGTTAAATTCTATACACAAGAAGGAAACTACGATATCGTAGGTAACCATTTACCAGTTTTCTTCATTCGTGATGCAATTAAATTTCCTGACATGGTGCACTCTTTAAAGCCAGCACCTGATACAAATATTCAAACACCAGATCGCTATTGGGATTTCATGACGTTAACTCCAGAATCTACGCATATGATGACATGGGTATTTTCTGATTATGGTACACCTGCGAGCTATCGTGAAATGGAAGGTTTCGGTGTGCATTCATTTAAATGGATTAACGCAGAAGGCAAAATCGTTTATATTAAATATCACTGGAAACCACAGCAAGGTGTACGCAATTTAAGTGCAAAAGAAGTGGAACAAGTACAAGGTAGAGATTTCAACCATGCAACTCGTGACTTATTCGATGCGATCGAAAAAGGAAATCATCCAAAATGGGATCTACACGTACAAGTGATGCAATTAGATGAAATGGATTCTTTAGATTTCGATCCATTAGATCCAACGAAAGTATGGCCAGAAGATCGTTTCCCGCTCATTGAAGTAGGGACGATGACGCTGAATCGTAACCCAAAAAACTTCTTTGCGGAAGTAGAACAAGCGGCGTTTACTCCAAGTGCAACTGTACCTGGTATTGAACCATCTGAAGATAAATTATTGCAAGGTCGTTTATTCTCTTATCCAGATACGCAGCGTTACCGCCTTGGTGCAAACTATTTACAAATTCCTGTAAACTGCCCATACGCAGCTGTTCGTAACCAACAACGTGATGGTGCGATGCAAATCAATCAAAACCCATCAACAATTAATTACGAACCAAGTCGCCACACTGACAATCCAGTTGAAGATCCAGCGTACCGCGATTCAACTATGAAACTTGAAGGCTATGTATCTCGTGAAAAAATTGATAAACCAAATGACTTCAAACAGGCTGGTGAGCGTTACCGTTCGTTCTCTAAAGAAGAACAAGATCATTTAATTGCGAACTTAACAAATGACTTAAAAGATGTAAATGAGCGAACAAAACTACTTGCGATTTGCAACTTCTTCCGTGCAGACCGAGACTACGGTATGCGCTTAGCTGAAGCGTTAGATGTTGATATTTCAACGTATGTAGGAACTCCTACAGAATAA
- a CDS encoding ammonium transporter, whose translation MNTGDTVFIFVTTVMVMLMTPGLALFYGGMVRSKNVLSTTMHSYSAMAIVSIQWILIGYSLSFGPDWNGLIGTLDWFGLNGVTYAPNPDYSATIPHNLFMMFQLMFAILTPALISGAFAERMRFSAFLIFILIWTTIVYNPVAHWVWGVGGWLREIGALDFAGGNVVHITSGVAGLVLAIFLGKRKDVNGTSPHHLPFTMLGAGLLWFGWFGFNVGSALSLNDVALTAFINTNIAAAASALTWMLSEWFFQSKPTAMGAACGAVSGLVAITPACGFVTPFFALLIGAIGGVLCFGAVFFLKNKFGYDDTLDAFGCHGIGGTWGGIATGLFATTSVNSGGADGLFYGNATLLFKQLAAIGATYAFTIVMTYTIIKAINFFLPVRVDEHEEQMGLDISMHGEKAYEYTERVN comes from the coding sequence ATGAATACGGGAGATACGGTTTTTATATTTGTAACGACAGTAATGGTCATGCTTATGACACCAGGGTTGGCACTTTTTTACGGAGGCATGGTTCGCAGTAAAAACGTGCTCAGCACGACAATGCACAGTTATAGTGCAATGGCTATCGTTTCAATTCAATGGATTCTTATCGGTTATTCTTTATCATTCGGACCAGATTGGAACGGACTTATCGGCACACTCGATTGGTTCGGTTTAAACGGCGTTACCTACGCACCAAACCCAGACTATTCCGCTACTATTCCTCACAATTTATTTATGATGTTTCAACTTATGTTTGCAATTTTAACGCCAGCTTTAATTTCAGGTGCATTCGCTGAAAGAATGCGATTTTCTGCATTCCTCATTTTTATCCTCATTTGGACAACAATCGTTTACAATCCCGTCGCTCATTGGGTATGGGGTGTTGGCGGATGGCTAAGAGAAATCGGCGCTTTAGATTTCGCTGGCGGTAATGTCGTCCATATTACATCCGGAGTTGCCGGCCTTGTTTTAGCAATTTTCCTCGGAAAACGAAAAGATGTAAACGGAACTTCCCCTCACCATCTACCATTTACGATGCTAGGTGCTGGCTTACTATGGTTCGGTTGGTTCGGATTTAACGTTGGTAGCGCACTATCTTTAAATGATGTAGCCTTAACTGCATTTATTAACACAAATATAGCAGCTGCTGCCTCCGCATTAACTTGGATGCTCTCCGAATGGTTCTTCCAATCGAAACCAACTGCAATGGGAGCTGCTTGCGGCGCTGTTTCTGGACTTGTAGCAATTACACCAGCTTGCGGATTTGTAACACCTTTCTTCGCTCTTCTTATTGGAGCAATCGGTGGTGTATTATGCTTCGGCGCTGTCTTCTTCCTAAAAAACAAATTCGGTTACGATGATACTCTTGATGCGTTTGGATGCCACGGCATCGGAGGAACATGGGGTGGTATTGCTACTGGACTTTTCGCAACAACCTCAGTAAATAGCGGCGGTGCTGACGGATTATTTTACGGAAATGCTACACTTCTTTTCAAACAACTCGCTGCGATTGGCGCAACATACGCATTTACAATCGTTATGACATACACCATCATTAAAGCCATTAATTTCTTCCTCCCAGTCCGCGTAGATGAACACGAAGAACAAATGGGCCTTGATATTTCAATGCATGGAGAGAAAGCTTACGAATACACAGAACGAGTGAACTAA